A genomic region of Haliaeetus albicilla chromosome 8, bHalAlb1.1, whole genome shotgun sequence contains the following coding sequences:
- the DNTTIP2 gene encoding deoxynucleotidyltransferase terminal-interacting protein 2 isoform X2 — MVATRRAAARRREQGARAAGGGGGAACGPESADAAEMASGEISTPVSMRMTRRRTKSIRNPEMPNVTRTTRSRQSKKQLQPDAVHEAQSEDISDAESCCLSSHMEPSITTKRITRSMQMKSQAENTKQTEKGNRIVSVDENLIVDTIKSEPVIISDSRPATELVSDTEDASSVTEDSKEPNSPKSKCSSESAITTQSEDMKEEVLSDVTPSGLRKMKRSNTESPGKKAIKNTESVGVNDSEEACNQIQEEHSKILVRKGKSEHMDLSLTDCMSSKQFLESHGQITPNESKNIPECKRADAQQSFTHADKLRKGEQASAVSSPQKDIAIAQRTDSVGRCRMLEIGVDSGEDQTGEYAESVSHSSERSSSGNDSVALFLSKDESDKSENSDVEDVDIVEENLCYKEADERTPSLKKSLKTSSLHAEGLFVIDTEPGMSSSQKYYLDQVDQNNDAESKHEGSEKGEESSDLEEAEEELIDEDEKDEDDDLLKNKIDILHLSSSIDPGLNIKKLGGLYISFDAKKQKPRSNVIKQLKEKKKDQLLQKSIITPDFEKKECVPPFRESLHQLKKQRRAEREKTTGDGWFGMKAPEITSELKNDLKVLKMRASLDPKHFYKKNDRDGLPKYFQVGTVVDSPIDFYHSRIPKKQRKRTIVEELLADSEFRRYNKKKYQEIMSEKAAFAAGKRNRKKKKFHN; from the exons ATGGTGGCCACcaggcgggcggcggcgcggcgcagGGAGCAGGGGGCGCGGGccgcgggaggcggcggcggcgccgcctgCGGCCCCGAGTCCGCCGACGCGGCGGAG ATGGCATCTGGTGAAATTAGTACTCCTGTGTCTATGAGGATGACTAGAAGAAGAACTAAATCAATTCGTAATCCAGAG ATGCCTAATGTTACCAGAACTACAAGAAGcaggcaaagcaaaaagcaaTTGCAGCCAGATGCAGTTCATGAAGCCCAGAGTGAAGATATTTCTGATGCAGAGTCATGCTGCTTAAGTTCTCATATGGAACCATCCATCACTACTAAACGAATTACTAGGAGCATGCAAATGAAATCACAAGCAGAAAATACTAAGCAGActgagaaaggaaacagaattGTTTCGGTAGATGAGAACTTAATTGTGGACACCATTAAATCTGAGCCTGTAATAATTTCTGATTCTAGACCTGCTACAGAACTTGTCTCTGACACAGAAGATGCTTCCTCTGTCACTGAGGATAGTAAAGAACCCAATTCACCTAAAAGTAAATGTTCTTCCGAATCTGCCATTACAACCCAGAGTGAAGACATGAAAGAAGAGGTTTTGAGTGATGTGACACCCAGCGGTCTTAGAAAAATGAAACGAAGTAACACTGAATCGCCtggaaaaaaagccataaaaaataCAGAGTCTGTTGGGGTAAATGATTCAGAGGAAGCATGTAACCAAATACAAGAAGAACACAGCAAAATACTCGTGAGGAAGGGGAAATCAGAGCATATGGATCTTTCTTTGACTGATTGCATGAGTTCCAAACAATTTTTAGAATCCCACGGGCAAATAACAccaaatgaaagtaaaaatattccTGAATGCAAAAGAGCAGATGCACAGCAATCTTTCACCCATGCTGATAAATTAAGAAAGGGTGAGCAAGCTAGTGCAGTGAGCAGCCCACAAAAGGACATAGCCATTGCACAAAGAACTGATAGTGTTGGTAGATGCAGGATGCTTGAAATTGGTGTGGACAGTGGTGAAGACCAAACAGGAGAATATGCTGAATCTGTGTCCCACAGCAGTGAAAGATCAAGCAGTGGAAATGATTCTGTTGCATTGTTTCTAAGCAAAGATGAAAGTGATAAATCTGAAAACAGTGATGTGGAAGACGTTGATATAGTTGAAGAGAATCTGTGTTACAAAGAGGCAGATGAGAGGACTCCTTCCCTcaagaaatctttaaaaaccAGTTCACTGCATGCTGAGGGGCTTTTTGTAATTGATACTGAGCCTGGCATGAGTTCCAGCCAAAAGTATTACCTAGATCAGGTAGACCAGAATAACGATGCCGAAAGTAAGCATGAAGGAAGTGAGAAAGGTGAAGAATCCTCAGATCTGGAAGAGGCTGAAGAGGAATTGATAGATGAAGATGAgaaagatgaagatgatgacTTGTTGAAAAATAAGATTGACAT TTTACATCTTTCCAGCAGCATAGACCCTGGTTTGAATATCAAGAAGCTTGGAGGTTTATATATTAGTTTTGATGCAAAAAAACAGAAGCCTAGATCAAATGTAATTAAacaactgaaggaaaaaaagaaggaccAG ctCTTGCAGAAGAGTATAATAACtccagattttgaaaaaaaagaatgtgtccCACCCTTCAGGGAATCGCTTCACCAGCTAAAGAAGCAGCGCAGG GCAGAGCGAGAGAAAACAACAGGTGACGGTTGGTTTGGTATGAAAGCTCCAGAAATCACAAGTGAACTGAAAAATGATCTTAAAGTTTTGAAGATGAGAGCTTCGTTGGACCCTAAGCATTTTTATAAGAAGAATGATAGAGATGGCCTACCCAAGTATTTCCAG gTTGGAACTGTAGTTGATTCTCCTATAGACTTTTACCATAGTCGAATCCCtaagaaacaaaggaagagaACAATTGTTGAAGAGCTGCTTGCGGATTCTGAGTTTAGAAg ATATAATAAAAAGAAGTATCAGGAGATCATGagtgaaaaagcagcttttgcagcagggaagaggaatcggaagaagaagaaatttcacaATTAa
- the DNTTIP2 gene encoding deoxynucleotidyltransferase terminal-interacting protein 2 isoform X1, protein MVATRRAAARRREQGARAAGGGGGAACGPESADAAEMASGEISTPVSMRMTRRRTKSIRNPEVIQESQFEELELAETKSDVSDSLEMQITRNENTTVRSALSVAEPQPDGDVSETESVSGLQTPLFVRVTRRRQIVVPYQPDSSDKKRHDKTAFLNKLSRVLDEDDVSEAESCSSAVSGVQMPNVTRTTRSRQSKKQLQPDAVHEAQSEDISDAESCCLSSHMEPSITTKRITRSMQMKSQAENTKQTEKGNRIVSVDENLIVDTIKSEPVIISDSRPATELVSDTEDASSVTEDSKEPNSPKSKCSSESAITTQSEDMKEEVLSDVTPSGLRKMKRSNTESPGKKAIKNTESVGVNDSEEACNQIQEEHSKILVRKGKSEHMDLSLTDCMSSKQFLESHGQITPNESKNIPECKRADAQQSFTHADKLRKGEQASAVSSPQKDIAIAQRTDSVGRCRMLEIGVDSGEDQTGEYAESVSHSSERSSSGNDSVALFLSKDESDKSENSDVEDVDIVEENLCYKEADERTPSLKKSLKTSSLHAEGLFVIDTEPGMSSSQKYYLDQVDQNNDAESKHEGSEKGEESSDLEEAEEELIDEDEKDEDDDLLKNKIDILHLSSSIDPGLNIKKLGGLYISFDAKKQKPRSNVIKQLKEKKKDQLLQKSIITPDFEKKECVPPFRESLHQLKKQRRAEREKTTGDGWFGMKAPEITSELKNDLKVLKMRASLDPKHFYKKNDRDGLPKYFQVGTVVDSPIDFYHSRIPKKQRKRTIVEELLADSEFRRYNKKKYQEIMSEKAAFAAGKRNRKKKKFHN, encoded by the exons ATGGTGGCCACcaggcgggcggcggcgcggcgcagGGAGCAGGGGGCGCGGGccgcgggaggcggcggcggcgccgcctgCGGCCCCGAGTCCGCCGACGCGGCGGAG ATGGCATCTGGTGAAATTAGTACTCCTGTGTCTATGAGGATGACTAGAAGAAGAACTAAATCAATTCGTAATCCAGAGGTAATTCAGGAATCTCAGTTTGAAGAGTTGGAACTTGCAGAAACAAAGTCAGATGTCAGTGATAGTTTAGAGATGCAAATTACTAGAAATGAGAACACAACTGTTCGTTCAGCATTGTCAGTTGCTGAACCGCAACCTGATGGGGATGTGTCAGAAACAGAATCTGTGTCTGGTCTTCAGACACCTTTGTTTGTAAGAGTAACAAGACGACGACAAATTGTAGTTCCTTATCAACCAGATTCTTCTGACAAAAAAAGACATGACAAGACAGCTTTTCTAAATAAGTTAAGCAGGGTTCTGGATGAAGATGATGTCTCTGAAGCTGAGTCTTGTTCCTCTGCTGTTTCTGGTGTCCAGATGCCTAATGTTACCAGAACTACAAGAAGcaggcaaagcaaaaagcaaTTGCAGCCAGATGCAGTTCATGAAGCCCAGAGTGAAGATATTTCTGATGCAGAGTCATGCTGCTTAAGTTCTCATATGGAACCATCCATCACTACTAAACGAATTACTAGGAGCATGCAAATGAAATCACAAGCAGAAAATACTAAGCAGActgagaaaggaaacagaattGTTTCGGTAGATGAGAACTTAATTGTGGACACCATTAAATCTGAGCCTGTAATAATTTCTGATTCTAGACCTGCTACAGAACTTGTCTCTGACACAGAAGATGCTTCCTCTGTCACTGAGGATAGTAAAGAACCCAATTCACCTAAAAGTAAATGTTCTTCCGAATCTGCCATTACAACCCAGAGTGAAGACATGAAAGAAGAGGTTTTGAGTGATGTGACACCCAGCGGTCTTAGAAAAATGAAACGAAGTAACACTGAATCGCCtggaaaaaaagccataaaaaataCAGAGTCTGTTGGGGTAAATGATTCAGAGGAAGCATGTAACCAAATACAAGAAGAACACAGCAAAATACTCGTGAGGAAGGGGAAATCAGAGCATATGGATCTTTCTTTGACTGATTGCATGAGTTCCAAACAATTTTTAGAATCCCACGGGCAAATAACAccaaatgaaagtaaaaatattccTGAATGCAAAAGAGCAGATGCACAGCAATCTTTCACCCATGCTGATAAATTAAGAAAGGGTGAGCAAGCTAGTGCAGTGAGCAGCCCACAAAAGGACATAGCCATTGCACAAAGAACTGATAGTGTTGGTAGATGCAGGATGCTTGAAATTGGTGTGGACAGTGGTGAAGACCAAACAGGAGAATATGCTGAATCTGTGTCCCACAGCAGTGAAAGATCAAGCAGTGGAAATGATTCTGTTGCATTGTTTCTAAGCAAAGATGAAAGTGATAAATCTGAAAACAGTGATGTGGAAGACGTTGATATAGTTGAAGAGAATCTGTGTTACAAAGAGGCAGATGAGAGGACTCCTTCCCTcaagaaatctttaaaaaccAGTTCACTGCATGCTGAGGGGCTTTTTGTAATTGATACTGAGCCTGGCATGAGTTCCAGCCAAAAGTATTACCTAGATCAGGTAGACCAGAATAACGATGCCGAAAGTAAGCATGAAGGAAGTGAGAAAGGTGAAGAATCCTCAGATCTGGAAGAGGCTGAAGAGGAATTGATAGATGAAGATGAgaaagatgaagatgatgacTTGTTGAAAAATAAGATTGACAT TTTACATCTTTCCAGCAGCATAGACCCTGGTTTGAATATCAAGAAGCTTGGAGGTTTATATATTAGTTTTGATGCAAAAAAACAGAAGCCTAGATCAAATGTAATTAAacaactgaaggaaaaaaagaaggaccAG ctCTTGCAGAAGAGTATAATAACtccagattttgaaaaaaaagaatgtgtccCACCCTTCAGGGAATCGCTTCACCAGCTAAAGAAGCAGCGCAGG GCAGAGCGAGAGAAAACAACAGGTGACGGTTGGTTTGGTATGAAAGCTCCAGAAATCACAAGTGAACTGAAAAATGATCTTAAAGTTTTGAAGATGAGAGCTTCGTTGGACCCTAAGCATTTTTATAAGAAGAATGATAGAGATGGCCTACCCAAGTATTTCCAG gTTGGAACTGTAGTTGATTCTCCTATAGACTTTTACCATAGTCGAATCCCtaagaaacaaaggaagagaACAATTGTTGAAGAGCTGCTTGCGGATTCTGAGTTTAGAAg ATATAATAAAAAGAAGTATCAGGAGATCATGagtgaaaaagcagcttttgcagcagggaagaggaatcggaagaagaagaaatttcacaATTAa